The Rattus rattus isolate New Zealand chromosome X, Rrattus_CSIRO_v1, whole genome shotgun sequence genome has a window encoding:
- the LOC116887958 gene encoding trafficking protein particle complex subunit 13-like yields the protein MFLRKLCVFSPSQPLDVKTKFHNSDKDDLFLEVQIQNISSATVFIQNVSLELPEKYTHKPLNTVNLDGRDESTFGTRTFLQATEGRCYLYHLQVKEEDSNSARPLSGLTKMGSVKIMWKRELGEMAMLYTVPLEREAQSCGDLKLSLEKIPDTVVIEEPFQMTFKITNCSDRIMSLIVRMHNTPPVRWFGRSGSYLGKLIPGSSISFTLTLMCVQLGVIQIAGLRIIDTTVKTKYCYDGAASVCVVPSMVKMKN from the coding sequence ATGTTTTTAAGGAAACTATGTGTATTTTCTCCTTCCCAACCACTGGATGTCAAAACCAAGTTTCACAACTCAGACAAGGATGACTTATTTCTTGAAGTTCAGATTCAAAACATTTCATCTGCAACTGTGTTTATACAAAATGTTTCTTTGGAGCTACCTGAAAAGTACACCCACAAACCATTAAACACTGTCAATCTGGATGGGAGAGATGAATCTACGTTTGGAACCAGGACATTTTTACAGGCAACAGAAGGACGCTGCTACTTATACCACCTGCAGGTCAAGGAAGAAGATTCGAACAGCGCAAGACCCCTTAGTGGCCTAACAAAAATGGGAAGTGTAAAGATCATGTGGAAAAGGGAACTTGGCGAGATGGCAATGCTATACACAGTCCCACTTGAAAGAGAAGCTCAAAGTTGTGGAGACCTAAAGCTATCTTTGGAAAAAATTCCAGATACTGTAGTCATAGAAGAACCATTTCAAATGACCTTCAAGATAACAAACTGCTCTGACAGGATAATGAGCCTGATTGTAAGAATGCACAATACACCTCCTGTTCGCTGGTTTGGACGTTCAGGAAGCTACCTTGGCAAGCTGATTCCAGGTTCATCTATTTCATTTACCCTGACACTAATGTGCGTTCAGCTAGGAGTGATACAGATTGCTGGCTTACGGATCATAGACACAACAGTAAAGACCAAATATTGCTATGATGGTGCTGCAAGTGTCTGCGTAGTGCCTTCCATGGTCAAAATGAAAAACTAA